The DNA segment CTCTTCTAACTTTGTTTTTGTATATTCTGATAGTAGTTTTGTTCTCTCTTCCATAAAAAGAGCTTTCCCTATTTCATCATAAACTTTTACATAATCTTTTAAAGAGCTAAGATTTACTTCAAAAGTTTTAAATCCCAAACTATTTATTTTCTCATTTACCTGTTTAAATCCATTGTTATAGTTCCAAGTTACTACAAGATCAGGATTTACTTTTATAAGTGTTTCAAAGTTTGGAGTTTTTCCTTGCCCATACCAACCACCTATAATAGGCAAACTTCTCATCTCTTCTTTTAAATAAAGCAACTCTTTATCTCTAAATGCATAATTTGTCCCAGCAATTAACTTAGGATTTATTGAGTATAAAAAGTATGTTGCAGGAGGAGAAGCACCAAAAATAGTAAGATTATCCTTTGAGTAAAGAAAATCTAAAACTAGCAAAAATAAAACCAATTTTTTCACAAAAACTCCTTTTTTGTAATTTTGTATATAAAATAAACAAAATTTATTTTATTTTGTGTTGACATTTTATTCGCTATATATTACAATATACAACGAAAAATTGCAAGTAGGTTGAAATGAATATAGGTTTAATGCTTTTGTATGAAAATTGGGATAACAACTATTCAAATGCTTTCCAACAACAACAGGAATTAATATTGTTAGGTGAAGAGCTAGGTTTAGATGAAGTTTGGATAACTGAACATCATTTTAATAAATTTAGTTTAAGCTCATCAATTTTAACTCTAATGGCATATATAATTGCAACGACAAAAAAAATAAGAGTAGGAACAGCCTCAATACTTACTCCTATTTATAGTCCAATAATTGTTGCTGAGGCAATTGCGACTCTTAATGTCCTCAGTAACAACAGATTCAATTTTGGCGTTGCAAAAGGTGGTCCCTTCAAAAAACAGAATGAGTTGTTAGACTTTGAAAACTCAAGGGAGAGAATGCTTCACTCTCTTGATGAAATATTTTCATATTTAAAAGAAGAAAGCTCTGTATTTCCAAAACCTATTAGCAATATTCCGACTTTTATAGCTTCTAAAGATGAGCAATCTATTACCTATGCAGCCCAAAATAACATAGGATTAATGGCTGCTCATTTATGGTCTACTGAAATTATTAAAACCATGATTGAGCAATATAAAAAAGCCAATTATCGGAACCTTCCTCCCCAAATTATGTGTTCAAGAGGGTTTTATATGGCAAGTAGCAATGAAGAAGCTATAAATGAAGCGCTTCCCGCGCTTATAAGATTTAGAGAACAGATGGAAAAACAAGGAATTAGCAGTCCAATTTTTTATGATGAAAATTATTGGATTGAAAATGGAATAATTGGGGATAAAGAAACGTGCATTAAAAAAATCAAAGAATTGAAAGATTTAGGCATAACAAACTTAGCATTAAAACCGATTTCAAATGATGTAGAAAAAAACAAAACCTCTTTAGAAAAATTTGCTAAAGAGATTTTACCTAGCTTTTAATAAAATGAAATCGATTTTAGTTCTATTTATACTATTAGTATTTATCTCTATTTTTTCACTCTCATTGGGGCAATATCATTTAGAAATATCACAAATTTTTGATTTTTTTCTTTATAAAGTTGGTTTAAAAGAGATTGATAATTTCCAACTACTACAAAATATAATTATGGAGATAAGATTTCCTCGTATTGTTGCCTCAATATTAATTGGTGCTTCATTGGCAATCTCTGGAGTTGCTTTTCAATCAATGTTTAAAAACCCATTAGTTTCCCCTGGTATTTTAGGAGTACTTTCAGGCGCTGCTTTTGGCGCTGCTTTAGGAATGATATTTTTTAAAAAGTTTTTATTAATTCAAGTTTCATCTTTTGTTTTTGGTGTTTTAGCTGTATTTATTGCACTATTTATCTCTATGTTTAATAGGCAAAATCAACTAATCCTATTGATTTTAGGAGGAGTTGTAAGTTCAGCATTTTTTAGTTCTATGCTCTCAATTACTAAATATATGGCAGATCCTTATAATGAGCTTCCTGCAATTGTATATTGGCTAATGGGAAGTTTGGCACTCATTGATAAACAGACTATTTATATAATCTCAATTCCAATTTTATTGGGAATTTTCCTAATGATACTTCTCTCAAAATATCTAAATATATTAAGCTTGGGAGATGAAGAGGCAAAAAGTTTGGGAGTAAATGTAAAACTTATAAGATTTGTTATTATCCTAATTGCCACATTCATTAGTGCTTTAACTGTAGTTTTAGCAGGAATGATAGGATGGGTAGGTTTGGTAATACCACATATTGCAAGACTACTTTTTGGCTCTAATAATATTATTATAGTTCCTATCTCTGCACTTCTTGGAGGAATTTATCTATTAATAATAGATAATCTATCTAGAACACTTTTTAGTGTAGAAATCCCTATAGGCATTTTAACTTCACTTATTGGAATACCTTTCTTTGCTTATGCTTTAAAAAATGTAAAAAAAGGATGGGGTTGATGTTTAGAGCAGAAAATCTAAAGTTCTCTTATGGGAAAAAAGAGATTTTAAAAGGCATTAGTTTTGAAATTAATAGCTCCGACATAGTATCTATTTTAGGTCCAAATGGATGTGGGAAGACTACTCTTCTAAAAATAATGTTAGGTTTTTTAAAACCCACAGAAGGGAAAATATATTTTGATAATAAAGAGATACATAAAATAAAACCTAAAGAGCTTTTTCAAAAAGTAGCTTATATACCTCAAATACATGATGGTGCCTTTGGATATTTGGTAAAAGATGTTGTTTTAATGGGAAGAATGCCCTATAAAACTCTCTTCTCAAACTATAACAAATATGATAAAGAGATTACATTAAAAGCTTTAGATACTTTAGGAATTTTAGAGTTAAAAGATGAAATATATACCACCTTAAGTGGAGGTCAAAGACAGTTAGTGTTAATTGCAAGAGCTATAACACAACAAGCTGATATATTTATTATGGATGAACCAGTAAATGGCTTAGACTTTGGAAATCAATATAAACTACTCAATAAAATCAAAGAGTTATCAAAAAAAGATTTAACCTTTATAAAAACAAGTCACTACCCAGACCATGTTTTTTTTGTTTCAAATGAAGCACTTTTTTTGGATAGAGGTAAAATCCTTGAAAAAGGAGATCCAAATTTAATAATAAGAGAGGAGAATATAAAAAGAGTGTATAACATTGAATCAAAGATCACAACTGTTTATAATAGAAAAGTTTGTTTAGCAATGTAAAATTTTTTTATTATCGTTATATACAAAAGTATATAACAATTTTGTGACTTATTTTACAAATTTGAAAAGATATAGATTTTAAAGGAGAAAAAATGAAGAAAACAATAATTTGTTCAATCTGTTTAGCTTCACTTCTATATGCAAGTGAAAGTGAAGAGTTTAGTTTAGGTGTAATAGATATTAATGGGAAAAAAGATGTAAACAGTAAAGAAGAGATTTATAGTGAAGATATTGAGTTACACAACTATAGTGATATCTCTGAAGCATTAAGTGAAACAAGTGGGATATTTTTATCAAATAGTGGAGCAAGAGCTGAAAAAACAATCTCAATTAGAGGTTTTAGTTCAACAAGAGTTGCTGTATTTATGGATGGAATTCCTATTTACATGCCTTATGATGGTAACTTTGATTATGCAAGATTCACTACTGCTGATTTGTCAAAAATTGACATCTCAAAAGGCTTTTCATCGGTTAGATATGGTGCAAATACTATGGCAGGAGTAATAAACCTCATCTCAAAAAAACCAACTAAAGAGTTTGAAGGAGATATTAGTTTAGGTTCAAGTTTTGATGATGATTTTGGATTAAGCGAATATACAACAGCAATAAATTTAGGAACAAAACAAGAGAATTACTACTTACAATTTTC comes from the Halarcobacter ebronensis genome and includes:
- a CDS encoding ABC transporter ATP-binding protein, which translates into the protein MFRAENLKFSYGKKEILKGISFEINSSDIVSILGPNGCGKTTLLKIMLGFLKPTEGKIYFDNKEIHKIKPKELFQKVAYIPQIHDGAFGYLVKDVVLMGRMPYKTLFSNYNKYDKEITLKALDTLGILELKDEIYTTLSGGQRQLVLIARAITQQADIFIMDEPVNGLDFGNQYKLLNKIKELSKKDLTFIKTSHYPDHVFFVSNEALFLDRGKILEKGDPNLIIREENIKRVYNIESKITTVYNRKVCLAM
- a CDS encoding LLM class flavin-dependent oxidoreductase is translated as MNIGLMLLYENWDNNYSNAFQQQQELILLGEELGLDEVWITEHHFNKFSLSSSILTLMAYIIATTKKIRVGTASILTPIYSPIIVAEAIATLNVLSNNRFNFGVAKGGPFKKQNELLDFENSRERMLHSLDEIFSYLKEESSVFPKPISNIPTFIASKDEQSITYAAQNNIGLMAAHLWSTEIIKTMIEQYKKANYRNLPPQIMCSRGFYMASSNEEAINEALPALIRFREQMEKQGISSPIFYDENYWIENGIIGDKETCIKKIKELKDLGITNLALKPISNDVEKNKTSLEKFAKEILPSF
- a CDS encoding FecCD family ABC transporter permease yields the protein MKSILVLFILLVFISIFSLSLGQYHLEISQIFDFFLYKVGLKEIDNFQLLQNIIMEIRFPRIVASILIGASLAISGVAFQSMFKNPLVSPGILGVLSGAAFGAALGMIFFKKFLLIQVSSFVFGVLAVFIALFISMFNRQNQLILLILGGVVSSAFFSSMLSITKYMADPYNELPAIVYWLMGSLALIDKQTIYIISIPILLGIFLMILLSKYLNILSLGDEEAKSLGVNVKLIRFVIILIATFISALTVVLAGMIGWVGLVIPHIARLLFGSNNIIIVPISALLGGIYLLIIDNLSRTLFSVEIPIGILTSLIGIPFFAYALKNVKKGWG